GTTGCTCAACCTCTACGACCTCATGGTGTACCGAGGCACCGGCCCCCTGCTGTGGCGCTGCCCGTCGGCGGTCTCCCGGAGCCTGTACGACACCAGTGTGGGCGCGCGCCACATGGACATCGGTGTGGGCAGCGGCTACCTGCTGCACCATGCGCGGTTCCCGGTGCCCGACCCGCGGATCACCCTGGTCGACCTCAACCCCAACTCCCTGGCCCACACGGCGCACCGGCTCCGCCGCCACGAGGTCACCACGGTCCGCGCGAACGTACTGGAACCGCTGCCCGTACCGGAGCACTCGCACGATTCGGTGGGCATGAGCTACCTGCTGCACTGCGTCCCGGGAAACCTCCGGGAGAAGGGCGTCGCCCTGGCGCACGCCGCGGCCGCGGTCCGCCCCGGCGGAATCGTCTTCGGCACCACGGTCCTTTCGTCCGGCGTGCCGGTGACCTCCGCGGCCCGCCGGGCCATGCGGATGCTCAACAAGCGGGGCGCGTTCCACAACGACGGCGACACCCTCGACGATCTCCGCGCCCAACTCGCCCAGCACTTCGACCGCCATGAACTGACCGTTCAGGGATGTGTGGGCGTATTCCGGGCGTGGACGGTGGCTTGAACCGTCTGTCCCCGAAGATCGCGGCTGGTCCATTTATCAAACGTTGAGCAGGTGAGTGGATAGTCTTCCTGGGGCCAGTGGTGGCATGCCGAGGGGGACACCATGTGGGGTGACGTAGTTTTCGACAGCGAGGACTACCCTGCCGACGACAGGTTCGAAGCCTGGAGACAAAGGGGAGTTGTCGCCAGGCACGAGGGCTCACTCGAGATCTTGAGCGACCGGGATGATCGGTTCTCGTGGCGCCAGCGCAGAGGAGACCTGGGTCCCGCGGGTTATTGGGCGGCGCGGGGCACGCCCTGGGGCTATCACAGAACGCCACGTCACGTGCGGGAGAACGGTGCGGAGCACTTTCATGTCGGACTTCTGACGAGAGGATCGTTGAACGTCGTCTGGCATGGGAAGGTCGACGAGGAAATCACGGTCAAGGATGGGGAGTTGTTCATTGACAGCAGTGCACGCTCGGTCAGTGCTTTCGTGGACACGAATGCGCCGGAGTGCAATCTGTCCGTGGTGAAGGTGCCCCGAGATCTGATGGCGCTGCCGCCCTCCCGCCTTGACCGCGCAAGTGAGCTGAATCTGTCGGTCCACAGCGTGTACAGCGGGCTGCTGGCCCAGCTCCTCGAACAGTTGGACAACGGCGCTTCCTCGTACCGGAATGCGGACGGGCCGAGACTCAGCCAGATCGCCGTGGATCTGCTCACCGCCCA
This is a stretch of genomic DNA from Streptomyces sp. NA04227. It encodes these proteins:
- a CDS encoding class I SAM-dependent methyltransferase, which codes for MTSNAADGRNALNDDAPKNDNAPNDNTLNDNGPNDLGHLDQAVIDGQAGYSKPLLNLYDLMVYRGTGPLLWRCPSAVSRSLYDTSVGARHMDIGVGSGYLLHHARFPVPDPRITLVDLNPNSLAHTAHRLRRHEVTTVRANVLEPLPVPEHSHDSVGMSYLLHCVPGNLREKGVALAHAAAAVRPGGIVFGTTVLSSGVPVTSAARRAMRMLNKRGAFHNDGDTLDDLRAQLAQHFDRHELTVQGCVGVFRAWTVA